The Marivirga tractuosa DSM 4126 genome contains the following window.
ATATGATCAGTTTTTTCATTTCTGTTAAATAATTCCACAAATTTAAGCTTTTAAATCAAACGATAAAAAACTCTCATAGTTTATGATAACTTCATCAATAAAATACATACACCCCTTAAAAACAAATGCCACCCATAATCGTTCCGGCAATTCTTTAATTACTGATGCTCCCATCGATAATAATGGGGAAGGAGCTTATTTTTCCCCAACAGACCTAGCTGCTACTTCTCTTGCTAGCTGCATGTTAACTGTAATGGGTATTTATGCTGATCAAAACAATTTAGAATTAGGTGAGATTAAATGCGATTTACAAAAGGAAATGGCAGCTAACCCACGAAGGATAAAAGTTATCACAATCAATATTGACTGGAAAACCAATTTGCCTGAAAATGAAATTCAGAAATTAAAAAATGTTGCCTTGAATTGTCCAGTTTCAAAAAGTTTGCATCCTGAAATTGAGCAAAACATATCCTTTAAGATGCTGTGATTTTTTCTCACTTTTAGAAACTACTAGTGGTCTTGATTAAGCAGCAATACCTGACTTCAAGTTTTGATAACTGATTCCCATATGTGAATCATCATAAACACATGCACCATTTTTTATTAGCAAAATTTGTGGAGACTGATGCATTACACCAAATTTTTCAGCAACTGCATTCGAAATATCACGATAGGAAATCAAATCTAAATAGTAAGCTTTCACTTCGCTCATTTCACTTTCATTCCAACTTCTTTCTAATCTGTTCAATGCCATAGCACTGATAGAACAACTTGTACTATGCTTAAATATTACTACAGGGTTTTCTTTAGAATCTTCTATGATTTTGTCTAGCGTATCTATGTTGTCTAACCTATTCCAATTCATGTTTTTAAATCTTTAATTATGTTGTTCTCCTGATTCAGCCTCTTGCTTTTTCCATTCATTTGGGTGAACGGAATTATCCCAAATTTGGCCTTCATTTTTATCTCGTTTTTCCTTACGCTTTTTCCTTGTCACATAATTTGGTTGGGTATTATCCGTCCAGATACTGCTGAAAAACAAGGAAACAGTCTGAAAAGTTTTAGCTAAAAACGGAACCTTAGTATTTTCTGCTGCTAATAATTTTGTACCAGGATGTGATTCACTAGTTACATAAAAGTGTCTTTGGTAATCGCCTTCCAATTTTGAAATTTCCTTGCTAGTTTCTTTCATTTCATCAGTAGGCTTTTTTCGCTCCAATACGGTCAGTAATCTGTCATCATGCAAATCCTGCTTTTTAGGTTTATTGACTGTGGCCGTCATCAATTTATCATTATCAAACTTCTTACGATCAGGATTGGCAGGAGTTGCTGTCATGAGCTTGTCATCATCAAAAGGCTTTCTATCTCGGTCTCCATGCTGCGCTGTCATTAATTTACTGTCATCAAAAGGTTTTCGTTCCCTATTGGCTGGTTCGGAGATCATTAGTTTTTTATCATCAAATTTGTTCCTTTTCCCATCTTTCACTTCAACGGTCATTAATTTATCTCCATCTGGCTTATTTGATTTATAATCTGCGTGTTCAGATACCATCAACTTATCATTATCCATTTTAGCATAATCCTCTTTCTTTTTTCTGAACATGATTTTATCATCATCCATTTTAGGATCTAAATCAGGCACGGAAGCAGTTTCCAATTTATCGTTATCAAATGCTTTTCTATCCTTATCTTTACCCTTGCTATATAGCTTTTTACCATCTGCTTTGCTTCTTTTGTCCTTTTTTGGAGCTTTAGATAAGGTTTCCGATGGGTCATTTAGGTTAATAAGTTTAGGAGAATCTTGTGGCCCTCCATTTTGGAGGTTAACATTTTTTGGTTTTCTCTTTTTTTGTAAAACTGGGCCTTCATCTGCAATTCTACTATCGTAGGGGATCAAGGGTTTTTCTAGTTTTGAAGGGTTAGTGATAGCCTTTCTATCTGCAGATTTATAATTTGGTTTATTGTCGTATGTTTGTCTTTTAGGTCTTTTGTCTGGATTATAATCTTTGGTTTCGTAATCACTTTTTCTTGCTTTAAACCACATTACCTTATCCCAATCCCATTTAAATGGATTTATGACAATTACTTTATTGCTTCCTCTATTGGGATTGCCTTTTGCTTTCCGCCTTTTAGAAGTCCTGATTTTCTTATTGTCCATTTTTTCAGGGCTGCTCTTTTCTGAAACCTCAAGTTTTTTTCCACTAGTATCCTGTCCGAAAGATTGAGACGGGAAAAAGAGGAGACTTGCCATGAAGAAGGTAAGACCAAATCCTAATGAATAGTAATATGTTAAATGTTTTATCAAAATTTTCTTCTAAACCATCAATTTACTGCCAATTTCTCGGAATATGAATTTTTTATTATGTCAGATATTACATTTTAGTATTCTGCCAACTTTTTAAGCTTTGCTTTAATTCTTTCTTTTGGCAAAAAGTTTAGCTCCAAATCAGCATTAAAAGGAACTGGCGTATCTAGGCTTCCTTCCCTCATTACCGGCGCATCTAATGCTTCGAAGCAATTTTCACTGATCCAAGCTGCTATTTCTCCGCTAATGCTTCCTGTTAAACAATCTTCATTACAGATTAATACTTTCCCTGTTTTTAAAACACTCTTTTCAACCGTTTCGCTATCCCAAGGCAGCAACGTTCTTAAATCAATCAACTCAACAGATAAATCAGACAAATCATTCATTGCTTCCTTTGCCCAATGCACTCCCATGCCGTAAGTAATAATGGTGATGTCTGTTCCTTCATTGATAATATTGGCTTTACCGATTTCTACGGTATAATAATCATCCGGAATTTCATCAGTTAAAGAACGGTACAGTGCTTTATGCTCAAAATACATCACTGGATTTGGATCTTCTATGGCTGCAGTCAACAAGCCTTTTGCTTCATAAGGATTGGAAGGGAAAACGATTTTCAATCCGGGAGTGTGAAAAAACCAGGCCTCATTTGATTGAGAATGAAATGGGCCTGCTGCTACTCCTGCTCCAGTTGGCATTCTTACCACTACATCAGCATTTTGCCCCCAACGATAATGTGATTTGGCGAGATTGTTTACAATTTGGTTAAACCCGCAAGTTACAAAATCAGCAAATTGCATTTCAATTACTGATTTTTGCTTTTTAATGCTCATACCCAAGCCAATTCCAATAATAGCAGATTCACAAAGGGGTGTATTGCGGATTCTATCTCTACCAAATTGATCAATAAATCCTTCAGTGATTTTGAAAACTCCTCCGTAATCAGCAACATCCTGTCCCATTATCACTAATTCAGGATGTTTTTCAAATGATTGCTTTAATCCATCCGAAATAGCATCTACATATCTTTTAGAGCTTTTCTTTTCTGATTTTGGAGGGATAGGTTTTGTGTCATTAGGCAAAAACAAATCAGCCAATTGTTGTTCCGTGTTTACTTCAGGATAAATATCCTCACCAGCAAGTTTTAATCCTTTATTTATATTGGCTTTAATCTCAGCTCTTAAATCATCTATCTCTTCTTGAGAAATGACTTTTTCTTTTAATAGAAATCTCTCGTAATTATCGACAGGGTCTTTTTTAGCCCATTTGTCAAATAACTCCTGTGGGACATATTTTGTGCCCGAAGCTTCTTCGTGACCTCTCATTCTGAAAGTCATAGCTTCTATTAAAATGGGCTTAGGATTTTTTCGAATTTTTTTAGCGGCTGTATCCACTGCATGAAAAACATCCAAGATATTGTTTCCATCAACTTTAATAGCTTCCATGCCATAGCCAGGACCTTTATCTACGAAGTTTTTGAATTTGAATTGTTCACTGCTCGGAGTAGAAAGGCCATATCCATTATTTTCTATCATGAATATAACAGGCAGATCCCAAACAGCGGCAACATTTAATGCTTCGTGGAAATCACCTTCGGAACTTCCTCCGTCTCCGCTAAAAACAAGAGTTGCTTTATTTTCATTGCTCAATTTATTGGCTAGTGCAATTCCATCTGCAACACCTAATTGCGGGCCTAAATGTGAAATCATTCCAACAATATGAAATTCATTTGTTCCAAAATGAAAGGAACGGTCTCTCCCTTTGGTGAAACCTTGCATTTTCCCTTGAAATTGGGAGAACAATCTGTTAAGGGGGATTTCCCTAGTTGTAAATACACCAAGATTTCGGTGCATAGGTAGAATGTATTCGTCATTTTCAAGAGCAGCAGCGGAGCCTACTGAAATTGCTTCTTGCCCGATTCCTGAAAACCACTTGCTAATTTTGTTTTGCCGAAGTAAAATCAACATTTTCTCTTCTATCATTCGGGGCAACAAAATCTGCTTATAAAGGTTAATCAGTTGTTTGTCGGATAATTTTTTTCTATTGAATTGCATGAAAAAATACCTTAAGTAAAGGCTTTAGAGGTTTAAGTTTAGTTTTTAAATTACTGTTTCTATCTTTGGGTTTCCTAAAAAAATCGGAAATTATTATCCAACAAATTTAAAGTAATGGTCTTATCTGCAAAAGCCATTATATTTTTTATTTTTGATTCACACATTAGCTTATGATAAAATATAATTCTTTTACACTTGATAATGGTTTGCATGTATTCGTACATGAGGACAAAAATACACCATTAGCGGTTGTTAACCTACTTTATGATGTAGGATCAAGAGATGAGAAGCCAGATAAAACAGGTTTTGCTCATTTGTTTGAACACTTGATGTTTGGTGGATCAAAAAATATTCCTAATTATGATGAGCCGCTTCAAAGAGTTGGTGGAGAAAACAATGCATTTACAAGTCCTGATGTTACGAATTACTATATAACCCTGCCTGCTCAGAATATTGAAACTGCTTTTTGGCTGGAATCTGACCGTATGCTATCTCTTTCATTTGACCCAAAAGTGTTAGAAAATGAAAAAAGCGTGGTGATTGAGGAGTTCAAGCAGCGTTATTTGAACCAGCCTTATGGCGACTTATGGTTGAAGATGCGACCCTTAGCTTATGACAAGCATCCTTATCAATGGGCTACAATCGGAAAGGAGATTTCACATATCGAAAATGCTACTATGGATGATGTAAAGGATTTTTTCTTTACACATTACAGACCCAATAATGCTTACTTAGTAGTAGCTGGAAATGTTGAAACAGAACAAATTAAAGAATTGGCAATAAAGTGGTTTGGAGATATTCCATCAGGAGAAAAACGAGAGCGAAAATTACCAGTTGAGCCAAAGCAGGAAAATGCTAAGTTTTTGGAAATTGAAGCGGACGTTCCTGTTGATGCTTTATATAAAGCTTATCACATGCCAGCCAAGACGGACGAAAAGTATTATGCTACGGATTTGATGAGTGATGTTTTGGGAAGAGGGAAGTCCAGCAGGTTGTATAAGAAATTAGTCAAAGAAGCTGGTGTTTTTTCAGGTCTGGCAGCCTATGTGACGGGTTCAGTGGATCCTGGACTATTGGTGATAAGTGGTCAGGTTTCATCTGGCATTAGTTTGGAAAATGCTGATAAAGCTGTCCAACAGATTATTAAAGAATTACAGGAAGAAGAAATAGCCAATAAGGAATTGGAAAAAGTTAAGAATCAGGCTATTTCCACCACCGTTTATGGCGAAGTTGATATTTTGAATCGAGCAATGTCTATAGCTTTTGGAGCAGCTATGGGGAATCCTAATTTGGTTAATGAAGAAATAGATTTAATCAAATCAGTAAGTACGAAAGACATTCATATAGCCTCAGAAGAAATATTGAGAGACGAAAATTGTTCTACTATTTATTATAAAGCAAAGAAATGAACTTCAGGATAGGATATGGTTATGATGTGCACCAATTAGCAGAAGGTGAAGAATTTTGGTTGGGTGGAATAAAGCTGGATTACCATAAAGGTGGAGTAGGACATTCCGATGCCGATGTGTTAATCCATGTGATTTGTGATGCCTTATTAGGTGCTGCAAATCTTCGTGATATTGGATTTCATTTTTCTGATCAGGATGCTCAGTACAAAGGCATAGATAGCAAAATTTTGTTGGAAAGAACCGTTGCTTTACTGAGAGAAAAAGGATACGAAATAGGGAATTTAGATGTCACAGTTGGTTTACAAAAGCCTAAAATCAATCCTTTAATTCCTGAGATGAAAACCGTTTTGGCAAAAGTAATGAAGATAAGTGAAGAAGATTTATCCTTAAAAGCGACCACCACAGAGAAGTTAGGGTTTGTTGGTAGGGAAGAAGGGGTGGATGCACATGCAGTGGTATTGATTTATAAAGTAGAGCATCAAGGCGATTTAGATCAATAATTATGGATAAAATCAAAATTATTACTACTGAAGATGGTTCTCATTCCCTTTACCATGAAGGTTTAAAAGAAACCTATCATTCTTTCCATGGTGCCTTACAGGAATCTGTTCATGTTTTTATTGAAAAAGGATTGCGTTTTTGGCGAACAAAATCCGGTTTACCTAAAGAAGTAAACATATTCGAAGTGGGTTTTGGAACTGGTTTAAATGCTTTGCTTGCAGCTCAGTTTGCAATAGAAAATGAAGTAAAAATCGATTTCACTACTATTGAGCCTTATCCATTGGATATGGAGATTATAAATCAGTTAAACTATGTGTCGTCAATTGGTGAAGATAATTTAAAAATCGTTTTTGAAGAATTACATAAATGTGAATGGGGAAAGAAGGTGGAAATTAATCCGTATTTTGCCATTAATAAAATCAAAACGAAGCTTGAAGATGTTGAATCAGAGGAAAGATTTGATGTGCTCTTTTTTGATGCTTTTGCCCCAAGCAAACAAGCAGAATTATGGACAGCTGAATTAATGCAAAAATGTTTTAATTTACTGAAAGATGGTGGTGTATTTACTACCTACAGCGCCAAAGGGCAATTAAAAAGAGATTTGAAATCCGTAGGTTTTGAAGTGGAAACTTTACCTGGCCCTCCAGGGAAGAAAGAAATGGTGAGAGGAATTGTGAATTAGAGTCATTTCATAAAAGTTTTTAAATTTAGAGTATGAAAATGATTAGAAAGCCAACATTTGCAGGTAAAATACAGGAGAAAGATGAGAGAGATATTCGTTTTTGGGCGTATGAAAAAACAGCTGAGGAACGAATTCAAGAGGCTTGGAGATTACATTGTGCAAACCATAATATAGATCCTGTAAATGTGAAATTGGACAGAACCAAAATGAGAGCTTGGAAACACGATGCTTAATATATTTAATGCTGATTTTAAAGAATATATTCAAACTTTAAATAAATATAAAGTTAGTTATTTATTGGTTGGAGGATTAGCAGTTAACGTATATGGTTATCGTAGATCAACTGGAGATATGGATGTTTTTGTGAAGGCTGATTCTGAAAATCATAAAAGAATGAGAAAAGTTCATTCAGAATTTGGGATGCATATGGGAGAAATGGAAGTGGAGGAATTTTTTGTAGATAACGATAGATATGATGTTTTTACATTTGGAGTGAGTCCTGTTCAAATAGATATAATGACTAAATGTAAAGGATTAAAATTTGATGAAGCATTTGATGCTTCAAAAATTGTTAATATCGAAGGAGTGGATGTAAGGGTTGTGAGTAAGCATGATTTGATTGTAGCAAAACAAGCTTCTGATAGAACTAGAGATAGGGCTGATATTGAGGAATTGAAGAAATTAAAAGATAATCTCTAAAAATCTTTACTACCATTTTTCTGTTAAATTAATGCTCATCAAATTATTGTTATTAAATTCATGCCATGGATTTAAGACTTTTCTTTAGCCCCGTTCCCGAGGAGATTTTTTCCGATATCAAAAAACAGGGAAGCTTCTACAAAAATATTCAAGTCTATCAGGAGAGATTTCCGGATTATAAGAGTGCAGATATCGCCTTGATTGGTATTTCTGACAAAGGCACTAATGAGGAAAATGCCGGAACAGCAGGTAGCGCAGATGCCTTGAGAAAAAAGCTTTATCGACTATCAAAAGGATCTGGTACATACAATATTGTGGATTTAGGAAATATTTCTGAAGCCATTGATACCGAGCAAACTTTTGGAAGAGTTCAGGAAGTTTGTCATGCCTGTATCGAAAATAACGTATTACCCATTCTTATCGGTGGTTCACATGACATGAGCTTTGCGCAGTACCTCGCTTACGAGGAAATGGAAAAACTCATCAGTGTATTAAATATAGATGCATTTTTAGATATGGAGGATAAAGATTCTCCTGCCAATCAACAGCATGTACAAAAAATGCTGATGCATCAGCCCAATTATCTATTTAATTATAGCCACCTGGCTTATCAGACTTATTTGGTTAATCCTCAAGCAATCACTACACTAGAAAAGCTATATTTTGAAGCTCATCGAATTGGGGCATTGCGCCATGATATCAAAGAAATGGAACCTGTAATTCGTCAGGCAGATATGATGAGTTTTGATTTGTCAGCCATTAAGTCCTCTGATTTCCCGGGATCCGCTCAAGCCCAACCTTTTGGCCTTACTGGAGAAGAAGCCTGTCAATTATGCTGGTATGCAGGAATTAATGAAAAATTGAGTGCTGT
Protein-coding sequences here:
- a CDS encoding OsmC family protein, encoding MITSSIKYIHPLKTNATHNRSGNSLITDAPIDNNGEGAYFSPTDLAATSLASCMLTVMGIYADQNNLELGEIKCDLQKEMAANPRRIKVITINIDWKTNLPENEIQKLKNVALNCPVSKSLHPEIEQNISFKML
- the ytxJ gene encoding bacillithiol system redox-active protein YtxJ, with the translated sequence MNWNRLDNIDTLDKIIEDSKENPVVIFKHSTSCSISAMALNRLERSWNESEMSEVKAYYLDLISYRDISNAVAEKFGVMHQSPQILLIKNGACVYDDSHMGISYQNLKSGIAA
- a CDS encoding alpha-ketoacid dehydrogenase subunit alpha/beta, whose amino-acid sequence is MQFNRKKLSDKQLINLYKQILLPRMIEEKMLILLRQNKISKWFSGIGQEAISVGSAAALENDEYILPMHRNLGVFTTREIPLNRLFSQFQGKMQGFTKGRDRSFHFGTNEFHIVGMISHLGPQLGVADGIALANKLSNENKATLVFSGDGGSSEGDFHEALNVAAVWDLPVIFMIENNGYGLSTPSSEQFKFKNFVDKGPGYGMEAIKVDGNNILDVFHAVDTAAKKIRKNPKPILIEAMTFRMRGHEEASGTKYVPQELFDKWAKKDPVDNYERFLLKEKVISQEEIDDLRAEIKANINKGLKLAGEDIYPEVNTEQQLADLFLPNDTKPIPPKSEKKSSKRYVDAISDGLKQSFEKHPELVIMGQDVADYGGVFKITEGFIDQFGRDRIRNTPLCESAIIGIGLGMSIKKQKSVIEMQFADFVTCGFNQIVNNLAKSHYRWGQNADVVVRMPTGAGVAAGPFHSQSNEAWFFHTPGLKIVFPSNPYEAKGLLTAAIEDPNPVMYFEHKALYRSLTDEIPDDYYTVEIGKANIINEGTDITIITYGMGVHWAKEAMNDLSDLSVELIDLRTLLPWDSETVEKSVLKTGKVLICNEDCLTGSISGEIAAWISENCFEALDAPVMREGSLDTPVPFNADLELNFLPKERIKAKLKKLAEY
- a CDS encoding M16 family metallopeptidase; the encoded protein is MIKYNSFTLDNGLHVFVHEDKNTPLAVVNLLYDVGSRDEKPDKTGFAHLFEHLMFGGSKNIPNYDEPLQRVGGENNAFTSPDVTNYYITLPAQNIETAFWLESDRMLSLSFDPKVLENEKSVVIEEFKQRYLNQPYGDLWLKMRPLAYDKHPYQWATIGKEISHIENATMDDVKDFFFTHYRPNNAYLVVAGNVETEQIKELAIKWFGDIPSGEKRERKLPVEPKQENAKFLEIEADVPVDALYKAYHMPAKTDEKYYATDLMSDVLGRGKSSRLYKKLVKEAGVFSGLAAYVTGSVDPGLLVISGQVSSGISLENADKAVQQIIKELQEEEIANKELEKVKNQAISTTVYGEVDILNRAMSIAFGAAMGNPNLVNEEIDLIKSVSTKDIHIASEEILRDENCSTIYYKAKK
- the ispF gene encoding 2-C-methyl-D-erythritol 2,4-cyclodiphosphate synthase gives rise to the protein MNFRIGYGYDVHQLAEGEEFWLGGIKLDYHKGGVGHSDADVLIHVICDALLGAANLRDIGFHFSDQDAQYKGIDSKILLERTVALLREKGYEIGNLDVTVGLQKPKINPLIPEMKTVLAKVMKISEEDLSLKATTTEKLGFVGREEGVDAHAVVLIYKVEHQGDLDQ
- the mnmD gene encoding tRNA (5-methylaminomethyl-2-thiouridine)(34)-methyltransferase MnmD, which encodes MDKIKIITTEDGSHSLYHEGLKETYHSFHGALQESVHVFIEKGLRFWRTKSGLPKEVNIFEVGFGTGLNALLAAQFAIENEVKIDFTTIEPYPLDMEIINQLNYVSSIGEDNLKIVFEELHKCEWGKKVEINPYFAINKIKTKLEDVESEERFDVLFFDAFAPSKQAELWTAELMQKCFNLLKDGGVFTTYSAKGQLKRDLKSVGFEVETLPGPPGKKEMVRGIVN
- a CDS encoding nucleotidyltransferase translates to MLNIFNADFKEYIQTLNKYKVSYLLVGGLAVNVYGYRRSTGDMDVFVKADSENHKRMRKVHSEFGMHMGEMEVEEFFVDNDRYDVFTFGVSPVQIDIMTKCKGLKFDEAFDASKIVNIEGVDVRVVSKHDLIVAKQASDRTRDRADIEELKKLKDNL
- a CDS encoding formimidoylglutamase, whose product is MDLRLFFSPVPEEIFSDIKKQGSFYKNIQVYQERFPDYKSADIALIGISDKGTNEENAGTAGSADALRKKLYRLSKGSGTYNIVDLGNISEAIDTEQTFGRVQEVCHACIENNVLPILIGGSHDMSFAQYLAYEEMEKLISVLNIDAFLDMEDKDSPANQQHVQKMLMHQPNYLFNYSHLAYQTYLVNPQAITTLEKLYFEAHRIGALRHDIKEMEPVIRQADMMSFDLSAIKSSDFPGSAQAQPFGLTGEEACQLCWYAGINEKLSAVGFYEFDVSKDDQSSKSAAVLATMIWYFIEGFYNRKESRDFRSNDYMKYVVSMPMEPEILTFYKSNFIEKWWMEVPNPSGNNRFNRNTIVPCSYSDYQQALKGELPERWIVMHSKLF